In Molothrus aeneus isolate 106 chromosome 4, BPBGC_Maene_1.0, whole genome shotgun sequence, the following are encoded in one genomic region:
- the CCKAR gene encoding cholecystokinin receptor type A: MEIVDASSFLGNGTNITDFLCDIILENDTFFCVDDGPYPSKDLHQIIRILLYCLIFLLSILGNILVITVLIRNKRMRTVTNTFLLSLAVSDLMLCLFCMPFTLIPNLLKDFIFGSAVCKTATYFMGVSVSVSTFNLVAISLERYSAICKPLQSRVWQTKSHALRVIAATWCVSFIIMSPYPIYSKLVPFTKYNNTTANMCRLLWPNDVIQQSWYTFLLLTLFLIPGIIMMIAYGLISLELYRGIKFDASQRKSSRERRISTCSAKYEDGDGCYLNKTKRKRKMPLQQLSTMSHNKIERVRSNSSSANLMAKKLVIRMLMVIVVLFFICWTPIFSVNAWRAFDTASADRRLSGAPISFIHLLSYTSACVNPIIYCFMNKRFRMAFLATFTCCAPQTPPATRGEAADEEEGKTTRASLSKCSYTHMAASAPP, from the exons ATGGAAATAGTTGATGCCAGTAGCTTCCTTGGGAATGGTACCAACATTACTGATTTCCTCTGCGATATCATCTTGGAAAATGACACTTTTTTCTGTGTGGATGATGGACCTTATCCTTCTAAAG ATTTGCATCAGATAATACGGATTCTGCTGTATTGCTTGATATTTCTGCTCAGCATTTTGGGGAACATTCTGGTGATTACGGTGCTGATAAGAAACAAGCGGATGAGAACAGTCACCAACACCTTTCTGCTGTCACTAGCAGTCAGCGACCTgatgctctgccttttctgcATGCCTTTCACCCTCATTCCCAACCTgctaaaagattttatttttggaagtgCTGTTTGCAAAACTGCCACTTATTTCATGG GTGTCTCCGTAAGTGTCTCTACCTTCAACCTGGTTGCCATATCTTTGGAGAGATACAGTGCCATTTGCAAACCACTGCAGTCCAGGGTCTGGCAGACAAAATCTCATGCCCTGAGAGTGATTGCTGCGACCTGGTGTGTGTCCTTTATTATCATGTCACCATACCCAATCTACAGCAAGCTGGTACCTTTCACCAAGTACAACAACACCACAGCCAATATGTGCCGGCTCCTCTGGCCAAACGATGTCATTCAGCAGTCTTG GTACActttcctgctcctcacactCTTTCTTATTCCTGGGATTATAATGATGATTGCATATGGTCTAATTTCTTTGGAACTCTACAGAGGAATAAAATTTGATGCCAGCCAGAGAAAATCTTCACGAG AAAGAAGAATAAGTACCTGCAGCGCCAAATATGAGGATGGAGATGGATGTTACctcaacaaaaccaaaaggaaaaggaaaatgccaTTGCAACAGCTCTCTACTATGAGCCACAACAAAATAGAGAGAGTGAGAAGCAACAGCTCTTCTGCCAACTTAATGGCCAAGAAACTTGTCATCCGTATGCTGATGGTGatagtggttttgtttttcatttgctgGACTCCAATCTTCAGTGTCAACGCCTGGCGCGCCTTCGACACGGCTTCCGCCGACCGACGTCTCTCGGGGGCTCCCATCTCCTTCATCCACCTGCTGTCCTACACCTCTGCCTGCGTGAACCCCATCATTTACTGCTTCATGAACAAGCGCTTCCGCATGGCCTTCCTGGCCACCTTCACCTGCTGCGCCCCGCAAACGCCCCCCGCCACACGGGGAGAGGCTGCTGATGAGGAGGAGGGCAAAACAACGAGGGCTTCCCTCTCCAAATGTTCCTACACACACATGGCTGCATCTGCACCCCCCTGA